The DNA window CGCGGTGAAGGTGTTCCTGGAGACGTGGTTCGGCAAGAACTGAGGGGTGGGTCCCTGAACGGGTCCGCTTTCAGGAAAATGTGGCACTCCGGATGCAAAACGCTAGAGTCGCGCCCGGCCGGTAGCCCTCGGAGTCACACCAGGTGAAGAAGCTCGTTACGCCCTTCCGTGTTGGCCTGTTGGTCATCGCCGCGGGGGCTTTTTTCGTCGCCTTCGTGTTGTTCGCGCGCGAGGGCGGCCTGAGCGCCAGTGACTCCACGCGTGTCTGGGCCTACTTCCGGGATGCGTCCGGCCTCGCCGTGCGCGGTCGCGTGCAGATCGCCGGCATCCGGGTGGGCGAAATCGATGAGATCTCCCTGGAAGGCACCCGCGCCCGCGTCTTCCTGAAGATTCGCAAGGACGTGGATCTGCGTGAGGACGCCATCCTCACCAAGCGCTCGGAGTCGCTGCTCGGCGACTACCTGTTGGACTTGAATCCCGGGACGGAGAGCGCGCCCAAGCTGGAAGAGGGCGGACAGATCCGCCGGGTCATCGACACGCAGGGGATGGAGGCCATCTTCGAGTCGCTGTCGCAAATCACGTCCGACATCCAGCAGGTGACGGGCGCGCTGCGCGAGGTGCTCGGTGGAGAGCGCGGCGCCGGTTCGCTCCAGCGCATCGTCGAGAACCTGGTCCGGCTGTCGGACTCGGTGGACGCCACGGTGCGCCGCAACGCGGACCGGTTGGACGTCATCCTCTCGAACTTCGAGGGCGTGTCCTCCGACGTGAGGACCATCACCCAGAGCAACCAGGCCGATGTCGGCCGCATCGTCGACAACATCGAGTTCATCACCCGCGACGTCCGCGAGGTGCTCGCCAGCGTCAAGAGCATCGTCGGAAGCGGGGAGGGTGACTTCAAGGAGAGCGTCGCCAGCCTGAAGCAGACGCTCACCAAGCTGGACAACACGCTGGGCAACCTCGAGGAGATCACCCGCAAGGTGAAGGACGGCGAGGGCGCCGCGGGCGTGCTGCTGGCGGACGAGAGCGTGGGCCGGGAGGTTCGCGAGACGGTGCAGGACGTGGCCCGCTTCGCCTCCAAGCTCACCGACCTCCAGGCCGAGGTGGGCATCCAGAGCAGCTACCTGGCCGCGCAGGGCCGCTCGAAGAACGTGTTCTCCGTCCGGCTCATCCCCAAGCCGGACAAGTACTACCTGCTGGAGCTGGTGGACGACCCGCGCGGCACCGTCACGACGGAGGTGGTGCAGACCAACCCGCCGTCCGAGGGTGACCCCGTCATCCAGACCCGCAAGGTGACGAAGGAGAGCCTGAAGGTCAGCGCGCAGTTCGCCAAGCGCTGGTACTTCACCACCCTGCGCGTGGGCCTCATCGAGTCGACGGGCGGCGTGGGCGCGGACCTCCACCTGTTCGAGGACGCCCTCACGCTCAAGCTGGACGCCTTCAACTTCGCGGCGGACGAGCTGCGCTACCCTCGGCTGCGCGCCACGCTGCGGGCCCAGGCCTTCGACCACCTGTTCGTGGTCGCCGGCATGGACGATATGCTCAATGCCCAACAGCGCGACACGGTGACCCAGCGGCTCATCGCCGGACGCGACTTCTTCGTGGGCGGCGGCCTGTACTTCACCGACGACGACCTGAAGGCCATCATCACGGCCACGGGCCTTCCCACCTTCTGATCCCAGTCCGCGTGGCTTGACGCCGGGCGCAAAACCACGTACCCGGCACGGGCACGGGGTTCCTGGTTGATCGCCGTGCTCCCTCGGCCTACCCAGGAAGCTCGCATGACCCTGCTCGTCGTTGGCTCAGTCGCCTTGGACTCGCTGGAGACCCCCTTCGGACAGAAGGAGGACGTCCTCGGCGGTTCCGCCACGTACTTCTCCACGTCCGCGTCGTTCTTCGTCCCCGCGCGCGTGGTGGCGGTCGTGGGGGAGGACTTCCCCGAGGCCCACCTGAGCTTCCTCAAGGAGCGGGGCATCGACCTGGAGGGCCTCACCCGGCAGCCCGGGCGGACGTTCCGGTGGAAGGGCCGCTACGGCTACGAGCTGAACGAGGCGACGACGCTGGACACCCAGCTCAACGTCTTCCAGACCTTCTCGCCGGACCTGCCCGCGGCCTACCGGGACACGCCCTATGTCTTCCTGGGCAACATCCACCCGGAGCTCCAGGCGCGGGTGCTGGACCAGGTGCGCTCGCCCAAGCTGGTGGCCGCCGACACGATGAACTTCTGGATCAAGGGCAGCCGCGAGGCCCTGCTCAAGACGCTCGAGCGCGTCAACCTCCTCTTCGTCAACGACGCCGAGGCCCGCCAGCTCGCCGGCGAGCACAACGTGGTGAAGGCCGCCCGCGCCATCCTGCGCATGGGCCCCGAGCGCGTCGTCATCAAGCGCGGCGAGTACGGCGCGCTGCTCTTCGACAAGGAGCACGTCTTCGCGTGCCCCGCGTTCCCCCTGGCCGAGGTCTTCGACCCCACCGGCGCGGGCGACACCTTCGCCGGTGGCTTCATGGGCATGCTCGCCACCTCCGCGGCCGGCGTGGACTCCTCGCTGCTTCGCCGCGCCATGGTGATGGGCAGCGTGATGGCGTCCTTCACCGTGGAGAAGTTCAGCCTGGAGCGGCTGCGCGAGGTGACGCGCGCCGAGATTCACGCGCGGTTCGCGGAGTTCCGGAAGCTGACCCACTTCGACGACCTGGGCCCGCTGGAGCGCTGAGGGCCCACAGGGGAGGGCGGTGTCCCTCCCTACCCACGAACTTGACGTTGGATTCAGGCAGTCCCTAGGCTCCCATGCTTTGGTGCTCGGGGAAGGAAGCAGGTTGAGCGATAACCGAAAGTCCGCGCGCGTTCCCACGCTGCTTCGCTGCTGGTGCGAGGCGGACAATGTCACGTTGTACGCGCGCATCGCGAATCTGAGCGAAGGGGGACTCTTCCTTCGCACGAGCACGCCGCTGGCCCGTGGGGCGCGAGCGGTGCTCCGGTTGACGCCGGGAGATCATCCCGAGGTGCAGGCCGAAGCCACGGTGGTATGGCTGCGGGATGCGGAGGACAAGAGCTACCCGCCAGGGATGGGACTCCAGTTTGAAGAACTGGATGCGGAAACCTTGGGGCGGCTCCGGCGGATTATCTCCCACCAGCAGAAGAACCCCGTGAAGGCGGTCTGGGCCGGCTGAACGCCGGGCGGCACCGACCGAGGCATCCATGCGTATCGCCGTCATCTCCGACATCCACTCCAACATCGAGGCGCTCACCGAGGTGCTCCGAGTCACCGAGCACCAGAAGGTCGACCGCATCGTGTCCCTGGGGGACATCGTCGGCTATGGCGCCTCTCCCAACCCGTGCTGTGAGCTGGTGCGCTCGGTGGCGGAGGTGACGCTCCTGGGCAACCACGACGCCGCGGTGGCGGGGCGGATGGACTATTCGTACTACTACGACGCCGCCCGGCACGCGCTGGACTGGTCCGCCAACGTCCTCACGGACGAGAACATGGCGTGGCTGCGCAGCCTCCCGTACACGTACCGCATTGGCGACGTGGGCTTCTGCCACGGATCGCCCATCGACCCGAAGGCGTACGAGTACATCTTCGCGCTGGAGCAGGCGCGGGAGCTGACGCCCTACGTGGAGGAGCTGCCGGAGGTGACGTTCATCGGCCACAGCCACCTGTGCCGGGCGTTCGCCATCGGCAACGGCGAGGTGAACGACGTGGTGGCCCAGAAGTTCGGCATCCGCCGGGGCTACAAGTACATCATCTCCGTGGGCAGCGTCGGGCAGCCGCGCGACTACGACAACCGGGCCTGCTTCGTCATCTGCGACACGGATGCGCGCACCGTGGAGTATGTCCGGGTGGAGTACGACATCGAGACGGCCGCGCAGAAGATCTTCGACGCGGACCTGGCGCTCAACTTCGGCAAGCGCCTGTTCCTCGGGGTTTGACGCACTGCTTTCGGAAAATTGGGCACAGCCGGGAGGAAATGAAATAAACCGGGTCTGTGCGCCCCCAGGTCCTCCGAGCATCCCTCCGGCCCTTTGCGGCCCTCCTGTCCTCCCTCGTGCTGGTGTTGACGGCCTGTCGTCGTGAGCCGGCACCTCCGTCCGCCGAGTTCGAGCAGGCCAGCCGCCAGTTCACCGCGCTGTATTCGCAGAAGCTCGACGAGGCCTACCTGGACCCGCAGATGGGGACCATCGAGGCGCAGCTTCAGCGCGTGCCCCAGGACAGCGTGGACGCGCCGGCCTCGCGGGACTTGCTGCAGCGCATCCAGCAGAACCGCGCCCGCATGCAGGACGCGGCCACGGCCCGGCAGAAGGCGGTGGCCAGTGCCCGCGAGATTCCCCCGGGGGCTCCCTCCACCACGCTGACGCCCCTGCCGCCACCTCCTCCCGCGGCCGAGGACGCGGGCCCCGCCGACGCGGGCGTGGTGAATGGCCCGCAGACGGGCACCCCGGCGAGCGAGCTGGTCGCGGGCTTCCGTGGCTGCTTCAAGCGCGGCCTGCCCATCAACGTGGAGGGGCGGGGCATCCGGGAGGCGTGGGAGCTGAATGACAGCACATCCTGCCGCCTGGAGTACCCCAGCCATACGGGCATGGTGCTCCTCACCGAAGAGGGCAAGGTGCTGACTTTGTTGCCCAAGAGCTCCGTGAGAACGGTGACCCAGACGCAGGATGCCGGGACGCAGCCCCCCGCGGGGAATGACGCCGGCCGTTAGTCAAAGACGCCCCATGAACGACCAGACCTTCATGAAGTTGATGCGGTTGTTGCCCAAGTCCGCCCTTTCCTCATTCGTGGGGATGGCCACGCGAGTGCCCGTGCCCGCGCCTGTCCATCAGGCGGCCATGCGCGCGTTCGCCAAGTCCTACAACGTGGACATGGAGGAGGCCGAGCACCCCATCGAGCACTACCCGACGTTCGCCCAGTTCTTCACCCGGAGCCTGAAGCCGGGTCTGCGTCCCATCGACCCGGACGAGAAGGCGGTCGTGTCGCCGGTGGATGGCCGCGTGTCCCAGGTGGGCTACTCGGAGCACGGCCGCTGCCTCCAGGCGAAGGGCATCGAGTACACGGTGGATGAGCTGCTGGGGGACTCGCAGGCGGCGAAGCCGTTCCACGGTGGCGCCTGGACGACCATCTACCTGTCTCCGCGCGACTACCACCGCATCCACGCGCCGCTGGCGGGCACCATCACCGGCTACGCGTACATCCCCGGCGAGTTCTGGCCGGTGAATCCGGCGTCGGTGATGAACAAGCAGTCGCTGTTCTGCGTGAATGAGCGGCTGGTGACGTACCTGAAGACCGCGGCGGGGCAGTGCGCGGTGGTGAAGGTGGGCGCCACGTGTGTGTCGCGCATCAAGGCGTCCTACGACGACATCACCACGCACACGGGCCAGCCGGGCAAGGTTCACCAGTACCAGGAGGGCTACAAGGTGGAGAAGGGCGGCGAGCTGGGCCGCTTCGAGATGGGCTCCACCGTCATCCTCCTGTTCGAGGCCGGCCGCGTGAAGTGGGAGTCGAGCCTGCAGCCCGAGGCGCCGCTCCGGCTGGGCCAGCGCATTGGAGTGCTGCCGTGAGTCAGAAGATTGTCGCCGTCAAGGGCATGAACGACCTCCTGCCAGGGGAGATTGAAATCTGGCAGCACGTCGAGCGCCTGACGCGAGAGCTGTTCGGCCGGTTCGGCTACAGCGAGATTCGCACGCCCATCGTGGAGGACACGTCGCTCTTCGTGCGCAGCGTGGGCGAGGAGACGGACATCGTCGGCAAGGAGATGTACACCTTCGACGACAAGGCCGGCCGCAGCCTGTCCCTGCGCCCCGAGGGCACCGCTCCCGCGGCGCGCGCGTACATCGAGCACTCCGTGCTGAACCAGGAGCCGCTGACGCGCTGGTACTACATGGGGCCGATGTTCCGGTACGAGCGGATGAAGACGGGCCGCTACCGGCAGTTCTATCAAATCGGCGCGGAGGCCTACGGAGCGAAGGAGGCCGCCCAGGACGTCGAGGTGATGGACATGGTGACCCAGTTCCTCCAGGCGCTGGGGCTCCAGGACATCACGCTCAACGTCAACTCGCTGGGGGACGAGGTCTGCCGGCCCGCCTACTACGAGAAGCTGGTGGAGTACCTCAAGGCCCACCGCGAGGAGCTGTGTGGGGACTGCCACCGGCGCCTGGAGACGAATCCGCTGCGCGTGCTCGATTGCAAGAACGAGACGTGCCAGGCGGTGGCCGCCAAGGGCCCCAGCGTGCTCGAGTTCCTGTGCGAGCCGTGCCGTGCCCACTTCGACGACGTGCAGCGCAAGCTGACGGCGCTGGGCGTCCGGTTCGTCGTCAATCCGCGCATGGTTCGCGGCCTGGACTACTACACGCGCACCGTCTTCGAGTTCATCGCGTCGCACCCCGCGCTGGGCACCGCCAGCACGGTGGGCGGCGGTGGCCGCTACGACAAGCTGGTGAAGAGCCTGGGCGGCCCCGACGTGCCCGCCGTGGGCTTCGCGTGTGGCGTGGACCGGCTGGTGCTGCTGCTGAAGGAGAGCCAGCAGAAGTTCGCCGTCACCCCGGACCTGTTCATCGCGGTGGCGGACGCGGGCTCGCATGACGCGGCCTTCACCCTGGCGAGCCGTCTGCGCCGCGAGGGGCTGCGTGTGGACTTCGACACCCGCGGCGGCAGCCTCAAGAGCCAGATGAAGCGCTCCGACAAGAGCGGCGCGACCTTCACCCTCGTGCTCGGGGAGCAGGAGCGCACCAGCGGCCAGGCGAAGCTCAAGCGGATGGCCGGGGGTGAACCCATTCCCGTGGCGCTCGACGATATCGCACGCACGGTGCGGGCTCAGTCGGGTGCTCCGCAGGCCCCCCCCGCGGTCCCCTGAGAAGTCCGAAGGCGAATCCTCGGGCTTCCCGGGGATTCGCTGGAAGTCAGAAGCTCCTCGTAACCCCTGGGAAATTCTAGGGGAATCCGAAGGGACTCAGTCGCTCCGCCCCAGGTGCTGCGGTACACTTGGGTGGAAATGTCCAGTGAGTCCCTCCCCACCGCGTCGCCTTCGGCCTTGCGCTGGATTCCCGTACGGGGAGACAGCATGTGGCCGTCGCTGCGGGCCGGGGACCTGGCGGGAGTCGCTCCGCTGACGCGGGAGCCTCGGCCGGGTGAGGTGGTGCTGGCGCGGTTCGATGATGCGCTGGTGCTGCATCGGGTCCGGGCCACGCGTTCGGGGGTGTTGTCCCTGCGAGGCGACAATGCTCCGGCGGAGGATCCACCGATTGCCTCTTCGCGCATCCTCGGGACGGTGCTTCGTGTCCGGCGAGGTCGCCTGGAGCTGGGCGCGGAGTGGGACCTGGGGCCGTCGTGGCTCGGGCGTGTCCGCGCGGTGGTGCGGGGCCGGGTGGCTCGGTGGTTGGGACGGGGAGGGCGCCCATGAGTGGTGGCTTCGGGGTGGACAGTGTTCCCCGGCGCCGCGCGGGTGCGGAAGGACAGCGCTTCGGCGCGGACTTCCTCTTGCTGGACGCGGAGGGCCGCACGTTGCGGGGCCTCAACGCGACGGCGATGCGAGTCTGGGAGCTCAGTGACGGGACGCGCTCGGCGCGCTCGGTGGCCGAGGTCGTGGCCCGCGAGTTCTCCATGGACGTGCCGCGGGCGCTCTCGGACACGCTGCGATTTCTTTCGGAGTTGGCCCGGCTGGGCCTCATCGACGAGCTTCAGGAGGTACGGTGATGCGAGCGCGCAGAGCGGGCTTCGTGGCGGCGCTGCTGCTGTCGGCGTGTACGGAGGGCACTCATCCGCCCAAGGGGAGTGATGACCCTGGGGTGGTCGCTCCCGTGGCTCCGACGGATGTGCTGGGCGAGGGGACCGAAGTGGCCCGGCCTCCGTCCGCGGAAGACGAGGTCGAGGTCGAGATTCCGCGGCCGATGGGGCATGCCGAAGTGGTGGGGCTGGCCTCGCGGGGGCTGTCGGATGTGTCCCAGGTGGACGTGGACCTGACGGTCAGCGGCGTCTCCGGCAAGCGCACCGTGGAGGTGGAGTTCGTGTCCCCGGAGGGACATCCCTACCAGCGGCGCTCCTCGGTCGTGGTGGCGAAGCCCGATGCGACGCGGACGTTGCGCTTCTCCATGCCCGTGGCTGGGACGACGGTCGCCACTTCCATCATGAGCGGGACGTGGAACGTGCGCTTCTTCCTCGATGGTGCGCCGTTGACCACGGCCTCCTTCACCCTGGAGCCGTGACGTGAGGCCCGCTTCGATGACACCCGTGAATGCCCGCCTCGCGGTGCTCCTCGCCGCCCTGGCCCTGTCGCCAGCGGTCATGGCTCAGACGACCATGAACCGCACCGCCGTCTTCACCGCCCTTGCGGGGCCGGGAGAGACCCAGGCGACGGTGACGATGGATGAAGCCTCTGAGCTGCGCGTCCAGGTCCGCAACAACACGTCGAGTTCGTCGCCGAACTACCGACCCATCAACGAAGTCATCTTCCAGCTCCCGGGTGGCTACACGCTGCTCGAGAGTCCGCCGCCTCCGGGGTGGGCCGCCGAGCAATTCACCACGGCGGGGTACGTGAGGTACTTCTACATCCCGAGCGTCCAATGCGCAGGCCCGGCGGTGGGGCTGGCGATGAACGAGACGCAGACGTTCACGCTCCGGATGATTCCCCCGGTGTCGAACACGAACGCCGCGAACCAGCAGTTCGCGACGCTGGAAGCGAATGAGCAGTGCAGTTGGAATGGAGGCTTCAGCACGAACCGGACGAGCACCGCGGCGCGGTGGCTGCGCGCGGGTCTGTCCACGCAGGTCTCCATCCAGCCGCGAGCCCTTCCCGTGGGCGAGGACTTCACCGCGCGCCTGGTCATCGAGAATCGCACGGGGCAATCGACCGCCCAGGCCAACATCAGCGCGGAGGGGCCCAGCACTGGCGCTGGGGGCGTCACGTTCGAGGTGGTCGAGCTCGAGCCCACGAACTTCCGGGTGAGCATTCCGCTGAGAGGTGCCGGCATCCTCGCGGCGAGAGCGACAGTGCAGTCGGAGGGGACCATGGTGGCCAGCGCCCGTGCCACCAACACCGGAGGCTCCGTCACCTCGAGCGTGGTCGACACGCCGATGGTGACCGTGGGCGCTCTGGCCGCCGCCGCCGACGTCGATGTGACGCAGGCCTTCACGGGAGAGGCCGTGAAGGTGCGGCTGAGCGTCACCAACACGTCCGCCACGGCGTCGTACCTCGATGTGGTGCCGCGAGCTCCGGTCCTCGTGGGCGCTGCCCAGGCCACGCTGACGCAGGGGCCTTCTCCGGCGAGCACCCCGCGACTGGCGCCCGGTGCGTCGGCCCACTTCGTCTGGCTCTACACGCTGACGGGGGCTGAGTTCTCGGACTACGCCTTCGATGTGAGCGCGGACGCGACCCTGAATGGCGCGGCCGTCTCCACTCCGCTCGTGCGCACGGGGCGAGGCCGCATCGTGGCCCATCGCCTCAAGGTCAGCCCCTCCGTGCTCGTGCCGGGCGTCGCGAACCAGACGGTGCTCTACACGGTCCAGAATCGTGGGAGTCAGCCCATCTACCAGGTCACGCTGCTGCGGCCCGCGACGAACTACTTCCGGTTCGCCACGGGGAGTCCCGCCTCGGCGGCGGGCTGGTCTGTCTCCAGCAACGCCGCCAGCTTCACCTGGACGGTCGCCAACGGGCAGCCCATTGGTGTGAACCAGGAGCGCAGCTTCCCGGTGACCTACGCGAGCGTCTCGCCCGTCACGGCGCCCACGACGTTCCGCCATCGGATGCACCTCCCGGATGTCTACGATTCACAATCCGCGGCGCGCATCGAGGCGCCCGTGACGCTCGCGGGAGGCAGCGCGGCGCCGGAGGTCGAGCGGCTCACGGCGGTGGCACGGGACGGGAGCGTGACGTTGGCGTGGGACAACCCCTCGTCGCACAATGGTGTGCTGGTCCTGCGTGCCGCGGGCAGCGCACCCAACACACCGCCTGTCGCCGGACAGGCCTATGCCCAGGGGGCGACACTGGGCAATGCGACGGTCGTCCTCTCCGAGACGTTCACCAGCACGTCCACCTTCGTCGACAGCACCGTCGCCAACGGCACGACGTACTACTACCGGGTGTTCAACTCGGATGACGCGGGCTTCTACTCGGCGGGCAACCAGCCCACGTCCGCGGCGCTCAAGGCGACACCCCGTGCCCGCGTGGGGGCCGCGCCGCTGTGGTGCTACTCCGTGGGCCTGGATGCGCGCATCCAGCCCATCACGGAGCTGGGGGTGGGCATCTTCAGCTCCTTCAACAACACCCTTGTCGCCAACCTCACCCAGGCCGCGAATCCCGCGACGGATGGCGCGGAGCGGTGGCGGCCCCTGCAGTTGGGTGCTCCCATCGGCAGCCGTTTCCCGGTGGTGCCGCTGCGTGGCTTGCCGGGGCAGTACATCCTCACCGCGGACCAGGACGGCGTGGCCTACGCCATCAGCGCCGCCACGGGGACGGTGTTGTGGCGGTGGAACAACAACGGGACGCCCATCGGCACCATCCAGTCCTTCCCCGTCACCCAGCTCCACGACTACGCGAACGCCGCCTATCAGGCCGCGCGTCCGAACCTGGACCTCGTCTTCTTCGCGACGCGGTTGTCGAACCCAGCGGCCAATCGGGTGGTGGCGCTCAACGCCCGGACGGGGACGCCTGTCTTCACCTATCAGCCGGGGGACCTGGGCATGGTCAACGGCGGCATGGTGGTCGACTACGTCAACAACCTGCTGTTCATCGGCGGGAAGGTGAATGGCGTGTCAGCGGACTCGCTCCGCGTCCTGAATACGCTCACCGGCGCGGAGGTGGCGCGGCTGGCGCTCGGGGACCTGGAGCACAGCCTGGTTCGCAACGGCGTGACGGGGCATATCCTCGCGACGAACAGCGATGGCGTGGTCCATGCCGTCGATGCGGTCACCCGTCAGGTGGTGTGGAGCCTGAACGTGGCGACCCGGCCCGCGCCGAGCACCCCCGCCTTCACCAGCTTCGTTCGTCCCTTGGGCGGTGGCTTCGTGGCCAGCCTGGCGAGTGGCCTGGTGGAGTTCTGGGACTACGCGGCCCCCGGAGCGGCGACGCCCACGCGTCAGTGGTCGACGGCCGTCCCGAACCCCTCCGGCACCTTCACCCTCAACCGCAATGGCGTGGTCCGCATCTACGTCGGTGGTGGCGACGGCAAGGTGCATCAGCTCGAGATGGTCGGGGGCGTGGACTCGGCGCAGGTGACGCTGACCAACGGCCCGCGCATTGGCACGCCGACCATCGACACCACTTCCTCCCGGCTGCACGTGGGCTCCGAGGACGGCCTCATCTGCTCCTTCCCGGTACCGTTCCCATGACCAGAACTTCTTCGACTCCGACATCGTCCCGGTCACCCGCGGCGGAGGTCTCTCGAGACGCACCCTCGGAGGTGGCTCCTCGCTACGAGGCGCCGGCCATCCTGTGGGAGCAGCCCTTCGTCGCGCTCGCGATGATGTCGCAGTGCAACATCCCGGGCGAGTCGGAGTGCACGCCCTGAGTCCGTCGGGTGCCGGTTCGTCCGGTCCCCGGCGGGCGGGTGGCCCCGGCGATGGTCCATCCGAGCTGTCGGGCCCCTGGCTCACGATGGCGGGATGGACCGTGGGGCTCCAGGTGCCGGACTCCCGCGTCCAGGCGCTGCTTCGCCAGTCGCTCGTGGAGTTCATCACACCTCGACCTCCGCCCGGTGTCCGAGCCTCGGTGCTGGAGGTCGTGGTTCCCTCGGTGGTCCGTCCCGAGCCCGCGACCCGCGAGATTCCTCGCCCCTGGCGCGCGGAGGACGGCGCGCTCGTGCTGGAAGGGGAGGACTATTCCGCGCGACTCGATGCGGATGGCTCGAGGGGTGAGGTGGTGGGAGCAGGCCGCTTCCCGGTGGAGGTGGTGTTGCGCGTGATGCTCGCCGCGGAGCTTCGCCGCCGGGGCGGGTTGCTGGTGCATGGTGTGGCGCTCATGCACGGGGAGGAGGCGGCGCTGTTCACGGGGCACTCGGGCGCGGGCAAGAGCACCCTGGGCGGACTGTGGACGGACGCGGGCGAGGCCCTGCTCTCGGATGAGCTGGTGGCGGTGTGGCCCGAAGACCCGAGTGGCCAGGCACCACGCCCCTGGCGCGTGGCCGGCACGCCGTGGAACGTGGGGTTCCCTCGCGAGGCGAGGCTGCGTGCGGTGGGCATCCTGGGCTGGGACTCGGCCTCCCGCTGGGAGCAACAGGGGGCGGGGGAGGTGGGCCGGGTGCTGGTGCAGAACGTCCTGCTGTGCGAGTCCTCGGGGGCGGGGCGTTCGGCGATGCTCGCCTCCGCGGGCAGGCTGTTGTCGGAGGTGGAGCCGGCGCGGTTGGTGTTTGCTCGGGATTCCTCGGCGGTGGCCGTGGTGCGAACAGCCCTGGGAGCAGCGGCGCATGGGTGAAGGACAGGAGGGACGGCCGATGTTGACGGTGGTGGCCGGGCCGACGGCGTCGGGGAAGACGGCCCTGGCCATCGAGCTGGCGCGCCGCGTGGGCGGTGAAATCGTCAGCGCGGATTCGCAGCAGGTGTACCGCCACTTCGACATCGCCACCGCGAAGCCCTCCGCGGAAGAGCTTGCGGCGGTGCCGCACCATCTGGTGTCGGAGGTGGACCCGCTGGTGACCTTCTCGGCGGCCGAGTACCAGCGCCGTGCGGACTCGGTCATCGCGGATATCACGCGGCGAGGACGGCCCGTCATCGTCGTGGGCGGCACGGGCCTGTACCTGCGCATCCTCCTGCACGGCGTGGTGGATGCACCGGGGGCCCTGCCGGAGTTGCGGGCCGAGCTGGAGGCGCTCGCGGCGGCGCAGGGACGTGAGGCCGTGCATCGCCGCCTGGCGCAGGTGGACCCGGAGACCGCCGCGCGGTTGCATGTCCAGGACCTGGTCCGCGTGGTCCGAGCGCTCGAGATTCATGCGCGGACGGGTGTGCCCGCCTCGGAGTTCCACAAGGCCCATGCCTTCTCCCCGGACCGATATCCGTTCCGGCTCTTCGTGCTGGAGCCCCCGCGCGACGTGCTCTACGCCCGCATCAACGCTCGCACCGAAGCCATGTTCGCGTCGGGGTTGGTCGAGGAGACGCGGGCCTTGTTGGCTCGGGGATACGCGGACGCGGCGCCGATGCGAAGCGTGGGTTACGTGCAGGCGCGCGCGGTGGTGGAGGAGCGCATGACCGTGGACGAGGCCATTCGAGACACGGCCCAGGAGACACGGCGATACGCCAAGCGTCAGCTCACCTGGTTTCGCAAGGAGGCGGGTGCGGTGTTCGTCGCGCCGCCCTATGGCGCGGTGCTCGAGCGCCCCCAGGCCTGAGCCCTCCCGAGAGGAGGAGCAGAGAGGGGAGGGCTGAGGGGGGCCGCCATTGCTCCTGGGCGCCGAGGCACCCATGTTCGCCGCTGAAACTTTTCCCTCCACGCGGGAGCAGACCGACATGGAAACCAGTTTCAGACGTGAACCGGCGACGGGCGACGGAGGCAGGGCCGCCTCGGCCGCATGGGGGCCGCCCTTCATCCTGGGGTTGCTCACGGCCATCCTCGGGCTCGTCGCACTGGGGGCCTCGTTCCTCACGAGCCTGGTCTCCGTCATCCTCTTCGGAGCACTGCTCGCAGGGTCGGGCATCGCGGAAATCATCTCCGCGTTCCGGGTCCGGAAGTCAGGCGGGCCCTTCTGGCTCTACCTGCTGGGCGGCGTGCTCTCCACCGTGGTGGGTGTCTTCGTCCTCGCATACCCGGC is part of the Myxococcus landrumus genome and encodes:
- the hisS gene encoding histidine--tRNA ligase, with amino-acid sequence MSQKIVAVKGMNDLLPGEIEIWQHVERLTRELFGRFGYSEIRTPIVEDTSLFVRSVGEETDIVGKEMYTFDDKAGRSLSLRPEGTAPAARAYIEHSVLNQEPLTRWYYMGPMFRYERMKTGRYRQFYQIGAEAYGAKEAAQDVEVMDMVTQFLQALGLQDITLNVNSLGDEVCRPAYYEKLVEYLKAHREELCGDCHRRLETNPLRVLDCKNETCQAVAAKGPSVLEFLCEPCRAHFDDVQRKLTALGVRFVVNPRMVRGLDYYTRTVFEFIASHPALGTASTVGGGGRYDKLVKSLGGPDVPAVGFACGVDRLVLLLKESQQKFAVTPDLFIAVADAGSHDAAFTLASRLRREGLRVDFDTRGGSLKSQMKRSDKSGATFTLVLGEQERTSGQAKLKRMAGGEPIPVALDDIARTVRAQSGAPQAPPAVP
- a CDS encoding S24 family peptidase, with translation MSSESLPTASPSALRWIPVRGDSMWPSLRAGDLAGVAPLTREPRPGEVVLARFDDALVLHRVRATRSGVLSLRGDNAPAEDPPIASSRILGTVLRVRRGRLELGAEWDLGPSWLGRVRAVVRGRVARWLGRGGRP
- a CDS encoding PqqD family protein: MSGGFGVDSVPRRRAGAEGQRFGADFLLLDAEGRTLRGLNATAMRVWELSDGTRSARSVAEVVAREFSMDVPRALSDTLRFLSELARLGLIDELQEVR
- a CDS encoding outer membrane protein assembly factor BamB family protein — encoded protein: MRPASMTPVNARLAVLLAALALSPAVMAQTTMNRTAVFTALAGPGETQATVTMDEASELRVQVRNNTSSSSPNYRPINEVIFQLPGGYTLLESPPPPGWAAEQFTTAGYVRYFYIPSVQCAGPAVGLAMNETQTFTLRMIPPVSNTNAANQQFATLEANEQCSWNGGFSTNRTSTAARWLRAGLSTQVSIQPRALPVGEDFTARLVIENRTGQSTAQANISAEGPSTGAGGVTFEVVELEPTNFRVSIPLRGAGILAARATVQSEGTMVASARATNTGGSVTSSVVDTPMVTVGALAAAADVDVTQAFTGEAVKVRLSVTNTSATASYLDVVPRAPVLVGAAQATLTQGPSPASTPRLAPGASAHFVWLYTLTGAEFSDYAFDVSADATLNGAAVSTPLVRTGRGRIVAHRLKVSPSVLVPGVANQTVLYTVQNRGSQPIYQVTLLRPATNYFRFATGSPASAAGWSVSSNAASFTWTVANGQPIGVNQERSFPVTYASVSPVTAPTTFRHRMHLPDVYDSQSAARIEAPVTLAGGSAAPEVERLTAVARDGSVTLAWDNPSSHNGVLVLRAAGSAPNTPPVAGQAYAQGATLGNATVVLSETFTSTSTFVDSTVANGTTYYYRVFNSDDAGFYSAGNQPTSAALKATPRARVGAAPLWCYSVGLDARIQPITELGVGIFSSFNNTLVANLTQAANPATDGAERWRPLQLGAPIGSRFPVVPLRGLPGQYILTADQDGVAYAISAATGTVLWRWNNNGTPIGTIQSFPVTQLHDYANAAYQAARPNLDLVFFATRLSNPAANRVVALNARTGTPVFTYQPGDLGMVNGGMVVDYVNNLLFIGGKVNGVSADSLRVLNTLTGAEVARLALGDLEHSLVRNGVTGHILATNSDGVVHAVDAVTRQVVWSLNVATRPAPSTPAFTSFVRPLGGGFVASLASGLVEFWDYAAPGAATPTRQWSTAVPNPSGTFTLNRNGVVRIYVGGGDGKVHQLEMVGGVDSAQVTLTNGPRIGTPTIDTTSSRLHVGSEDGLICSFPVPFP
- the miaA gene encoding tRNA (adenosine(37)-N6)-dimethylallyltransferase MiaA: MGEGQEGRPMLTVVAGPTASGKTALAIELARRVGGEIVSADSQQVYRHFDIATAKPSAEELAAVPHHLVSEVDPLVTFSAAEYQRRADSVIADITRRGRPVIVVGGTGLYLRILLHGVVDAPGALPELRAELEALAAAQGREAVHRRLAQVDPETAARLHVQDLVRVVRALEIHARTGVPASEFHKAHAFSPDRYPFRLFVLEPPRDVLYARINARTEAMFASGLVEETRALLARGYADAAPMRSVGYVQARAVVEERMTVDEAIRDTAQETRRYAKRQLTWFRKEAGAVFVAPPYGAVLERPQA